From Rhinopithecus roxellana isolate Shanxi Qingling chromosome 17, ASM756505v1, whole genome shotgun sequence, one genomic window encodes:
- the TTC32 gene encoding tetratricopeptide repeat protein 32 isoform X1 gives MEGQQGQESRANLTLAQTHFNKGEYAEAETLYSAYIRQCGCAASSGESPGSKCSPEDLATAYNNRGQIKYFRVDFYEAMDDYTSAIEVQPNFEVPYYNRGLILYRLGYFDDALEDFKKVLDLNPGFQDATLSLKQTILDKEEKQRRNVEKNY, from the exons ATGGAAGGACAGCAGGGGCAAGAAAGCCGCGCAAACCTAACACTCGCCCAGACTCATTTCAACAAGGGCGAGTACGCGGAGGCCGAGACGCTGTACTCCGCTTACATTCGCCAGTGCGGCTGCGCGGCCTCCAGCGGCGAGAGTCCCGGGAG CAAATGCAGCCCTGAGGATTTGGCTACTGCATATAACAACAGGGGGCAAATCAAGTACTTCAGGGTTGATTTTTATGAAGCCATGGATGACTACACATCTGCCATAGAAGTCCAACCCAATTTTGAAGTTCCATATTACAACAGAGGGTTGATACTGTATAGGCTgg GATATTTTGATGATGCTTTGGAAGATTTCAAGAAGGTCTTAGACTTAAATCCTGGATTTCAAGATGCTACTTTGAGCTTAAAACAGACTATtctagacaaagaagaaaaacaaagaagaaatgttgaaaaaaattattga
- the TTC32 gene encoding tetratricopeptide repeat protein 32 isoform X2, translated as MDDYTSAIEVQPNFEVPYYNRGLILYRLGYFDDALEDFKKVLDLNPGFQDATLSLKQTILDKEEKQRRNVEKNY; from the exons ATGGATGACTACACATCTGCCATAGAAGTCCAACCCAATTTTGAAGTTCCATATTACAACAGAGGGTTGATACTGTATAGGCTgg GATATTTTGATGATGCTTTGGAAGATTTCAAGAAGGTCTTAGACTTAAATCCTGGATTTCAAGATGCTACTTTGAGCTTAAAACAGACTATtctagacaaagaagaaaaacaaagaagaaatgttgaaaaaaattattga